The nucleotide window AATATCATATCGCGCGTGTTCCCGGACTGCCTTAGCTCGCCATTGACGGTCAGACTGAGATCCAGATTCTTAACGTCGGTATCCCCTATCGGGACCGGCTCCGACATCGGGCCGAAAGTGTCCATGCCTTTGCTGAGATCCCACGAATTCCCGGATGCGCGGGCTTCCTTCTGCATGTCTCTGGCCGATACATCGTTGAAAACAGCCAGATGGGATACGTAAGACAAAGCCTCAGCTTCAGAGACGTTTTTGGCCCTCTTCCCGAACACCAAAGCAAGCTCGACTTCGTGCTGGACGTTGGTCACGCCATCTGGAATCACTATAGTGTCACCATCCCCGATGATGCAAGACGAGGGCTTGAGGAACACCGTCGGCACCTTCGGCAGCTCTGACTCGAGTTCTTTGATGTGAGAACTATAGTTCCACCCAATGCAGACTATCTTGCCCGGCCTCATATGAATCCGCCTTTAGCTTTGAACTCTGGCTTCTTCTCGGCCGAATCGAGATTCTCCAGTTTCACTGTAGTGCCATAGAACCCCTTGCAGATGACGTAGACTTCGGATGAAGTGGGCCTGGATGCATCGGGAGAATGGACCTTGACCGATTGGAACCTCTTCTCCAACGCTCTCTGAAGCGACGGGAACATGTCCCCCATGAACACTTTCATCACCAATTTGCCGCCTTTCTTCAGGATGCGGTCGCAGACGTTCACCGCATACATGCAAAGGTCGATGGACCTGGCATGATCCATGCAATAATGGCCGGCTATGTTCGGGGCCATGTCGGAAAGAACCACATCGGCCTTGCCGCCGAACCTCTCCAAGAGCTCGGCCATGGTGCTGTCCTCGGTGATGTCCCCGATTATCGTCTCAACCCCTTCCAACGGCTTGATGTATCTCAGATCCACACCGATGACCTTCCCGTCCGGCCATGTGCGCTCCTTAGCGACCTGCAGCCATCCCCCTGGACACGCCCCGAGATCGACGACCGAGTCGCCCTCCTTGAATATGCCAAACCTTTCGTCGATCTGGATCAGCTTGAAGGATGCTCTGGAACGGTAGTTGAGCTTCTTCGCCAGCTTGTAGTAGTGCTCGTTCCTCCTCTCCGCCACCCAGCGGTCATGCAGGTCTGCCATGGCCATTGCATCGCGCATTCAATTTAAATATAACGCCTCATAGCCATCGACGACAAGCAAAAATACGTTCGGAACGTCAATATGGACGCCATGAGATTCGCATCCCCGGAGATATATCGCTTGAACGATAGAGCGCAATCGTACAGCTTCCCATTCCATTCGGTTGACCCTCGCGCCTCGGCCTTCAACGAATCTCTGTATGAGGAGATTCTAACATCCCACTTCCCAGAATTCCATGCGGAATACGTCTCGAAGATGCGCGAAGAGCGCAAGACGGTCTGCCCCACCAGAGAGGATATCACCCTGTTCTCCGAGCAGGAAGTACAGAAGAAATGCGCCGCACTGGATGTCCCCGAAGACGTGCGCTGCATGATTGCGGACCCAAGAGTGTTCGTGCTTGGGGTCATGTCGCCCGAAGTCCATGATCATTGCGAGAGAATCAGGAGAGAGCTCTCATCCGAATCGGACAGGCTGTACGGCAGATGGGCATGGCATTTCATGGAGGAGATCCCTCTCCTTGGCAAGGACGCCGAGGACCTAACAGCCATAATCAGGAATGGGCCCCATGACGTCCATGTCGACGGCAGTGACGTCAGATTGTGGGACGCCCTATATGAGACAGTCCTGCACGATTGCAGCTTCGTCGGAAAGGTTCCTAATAAAATAGGCGGCATGATCGAACTTTATAAGGAAAATGACATCTGGACGATGTTCACTATGCTCTCCGACGGCATCGAGCACGAGGCAAGATTCACCGGATTCGAGGTCAGGAGGCGCCGGAGATGAGATTTCTGGACGCGAAATGGTACGAAGCTATGCAGCGGAGAGGCGCTGAGGAACTCTTCACCATAGACGAAAGAGTAGCCGCGGATCCGGTGAGCCTCCGGAACGAGAGGTTCCCCGACCTTTTCTGGAGGGCGTATTACCGTCTTGCGTGCGCACACGGGTGGTTTGAAGACATACCGACGAAGGCTGATGTGCTGGCGGAAATCCGCTCCTATGCCAAAGACATGGTCGCAGACTACCAAAAAAGAATGCCTTCGTTGCGCGTGGAGGACCCCATCCTGTTCTCAATGTATCTGGTGTCGCAGAGCCAATACGACATCATATCCGATTATTCCAGGCCTTGGGATTCGCTGTTCAAAGAGCGCATCGCAGCCTGCGAGGAGTACGAAAAAAAGGGGATGGCCATAGCTGGCCCGAGAGTCTGGAGGAACTTCGGGCTCCATGATGCGTTGGCTGAGGTCACCTGGGACGGCAAAGACGTCGCCATGACGTTCAGGGGCGGGCTCGGAGGCCCATCGAAAGCGACGTTCCTTAACGCGTCCGTAGTGGAAGGGACACTCCCGGACCGCTTCGGCGGCCTTTACACGGAGATAGGCTTCTCGGACGGGAAATACGAGATCGGGTTCCTTGCCGACACGGACGAGGGGCTGTCCGAATTCTCTCTGACGGCGGACGACGTCCTCATGGAAGATTCGCACGGGAAAACAATGGGTTCCGATCGCGACCCAAGCCTTTCGTTTGCCAGGAATTGGATCAGAGACGAGTGGCAGCCCGATCCAGAACGCAAAACGTACGCCCGCCGCAATGGAAAAGCGAGAAAGAATTGAGTTGCGGCAACCCTCGCCCTCTCGCACCATCAGTTTCGTTTTCCTCTTCTTCAGGGCTTCGAACCGACAGGATTCCCAGCATGACCGCCATCTGGCCATTGGCTTGCGATTTCTCCTATTCGATATTATTCAAAAAACTTTGGAAAAAATCGATTAGCATTATTCACTCAATGCCCTAGAACATCCGGATTCAGAAGGAAATCGAACAGATCCATCGTGATGATGCCCTTTTCATCTCTCAAAATGTTGAGGCCGTTCTTTGTTACGACGATTTTGACAAAAGAATCGTCGATAGACACCAATGACCTCTTCTCTCTGGCCTCCTTATCAGGATCCAAGGACAGCGCGGATTGGATGTAGTATTTCCTGTCCCCTGATGTGGCTACGAAATCGACTTCCAAAGATTTTGTGGCATAGATCGGATGCCCGTTCACGTCGATCCTGTCTGTCTTCTCATACTTGCGGACGACGCCTACGTCTACGTTGAACCCACGATATCTCAGATCGTTATAGAGAATGTTCTCCATTAAGTGGGTCTCCTCCATCTGGCGGAAATTCAACCTGGCGTTGCGGACCCCTATGTCCTCAAAGTAAAGTTTATAGGGCGTCCCTATGTATTTGCGCCCCTTGACGTCGAATCTCCTGGCTCTGGATATCAGAAATGCATCCTCCAAATACCCGATGTACTCGGATACCGTGTCATCGGCGATACTCTTCCCCAACGCTGTGCGAAACGTATCCGATATCTTGCGGGGGTTTATCATGGAGCCTATCATCGACGCGGAAACGTCGAAAACATCCGACAAAGCCGCCGCATTGCGGACATGGTTGCGGGAGACAACATCCTTTAGATAGGTCTCTTCGCAAAGGGTCTGCAAATAGCCTCTCCTCTCTTCCCTGCTTTTCATGGTCGCAATCAGAGGTATGCCGCCGGTCTCGACGTATTCTTTCCATGCCGACTCGGGAGACAGCCCCGTCCCGCCCACGTATTCCGAGAATGAAAGCGGAAAAACATGCAGCACCGTCCCCCTTCCCCTGAATTCGGTTGCTATATCCGATGACAGAAACTTTGAGTTGGACCCGGTCACATATAGCTCATACCCTCTGTGCCTTTGCAGACCGTTCAGAGTGCCGACGAATCCCTCAAGCAATTGCACTTCGTCGAGGAGGAAGAATAGGCGTTCCCTCCCTCCTGCCCACTCTTTCGCGAATGCCCGAAACTTCCTGGAATTGACGAGATAACTGCCATCTTTCTGCATTATCTTCGTATCTTCTTCAGGAAAATATCCGTCCAATATATCCGAATCGTCATCCGAATCGAAAGCAAAACGCAGTATCTCCGATTCGTCAATGCCGGAACCGAGGAGGTGACAGTAGAACAGCTCGTTCATCAGAAAGGATTTTCCAACCCTTCTAGAGCCTGTTATGACTTTGATCAAGCCGTTGCCGATCCGCTCGGAAAGTTTGCGGACGTACGTTTCCCTCGGAAAATCCATGATATCAGACCACCGCATCAAAGTGAAATGAATAATATTCGAAATTATTCAAAAAACTTTGGAAAAAATCGATTAGAAAAAATGAAGCCCGCACCGCAGCGGCATCTGCAGGCTCTGATGGGCGATTGCGATGGTGCGGTGGCAAAAAATCTCCCGATAATATAATGGCTCATGCTTCCATTCGCATGCGATAGAGATGCCCATAGCCCAACTCATAGATCTAGACACGAGCCCGGTCGCAATATACCGCGCGAAAAACATCCCGGAAGGCGCGCACGTCCCCGAGGGGCACTGCAGCATACCTCCGCTGTTCCTCATGGCGGCGAAAAATAGGAAGACATGCGCGGCGGATAGGGCCCACATATTCTGCCACGGGGCCGTCAGCGGCCTGGGATTCGGACCTATCCAGAGCAGGCAGCGCTCAGCGTGGTCCATGTCCGTGGTGCCGGAGGAAGTCAGGGCGGATATGCGCCACGCCGGCAGCGGAGGCCAGAGGGAATACGCCGATTGCGGGGCGGCCCTCGCCCAGATGTCCGAGATAAAGGATTATCCCGGGGAAGACGACGCCATTGTTTTCGAGCCTCTGGATGTCGCGGAAGCCAAAGGCGCCCCGATAGAGGTTGTCGCCCTTCTCGCCGACCCCACCCGCCTCTCGGCCCTGATCATCCTCGCCGGCTACGACAAGAGAACCCCGGGATCCGCCGTGAAGATATTGCACTCGCACGCCTGCCAGGAAATCTACATCATACCGAAGGCCGAAGGGGACTCCGACGATCCCCACGCCATACTCGGCATGACCGACCTGTACGCCAGGAGATTCATAGATCCGGACAAATTCTCGTTCGCCGCGCCGTATTCCCTGTGGAAGAGAATGGAGTCGAACGCGGGCTCCTCATTCCTTACCATGGACAAATGGGCAAAAGCGCTGGGAAAGGCCGGAACCGGGCAACATAATAACCTTTGACGGCATAAAGGGTGTCAGATAAGCATGAGCGGATGGACATACGCCAAATCTGGGGTCAACATCGACCAGAAATCCAGCGCCATCAAAGCGCTGGTAGATGAGATAGGATACCGGAGGGATGGCATCGGCCAGAACGTCCGCCTCCCCGGACTCTTCGCCAGCCTGATCGACTTCGGCGACAGATACATCACCCTGGCAACTGACGGGGTCGGATCCAAGCTCATGATCGCGGAGGCCCTCGGGAAATGGGACACCGTCGGGATCGATTGCATCGCCATGAACGTCAACGATACGATCTGCGTAAACGCCGAGCCCACCTCATTCGTCGATTACATAGCGATAGACAAGCCGAACGAAGACATCACCCGCGACATAGGCATAGGCCTTCAGAAAGGGGCCGAACTGTCCAACA belongs to Candidatus Methanomethylophilaceae archaeon and includes:
- a CDS encoding ATP-binding protein, whose translation is MDFPRETYVRKLSERIGNGLIKVITGSRRVGKSFLMNELFYCHLLGSGIDESEILRFAFDSDDDSDILDGYFPEEDTKIMQKDGSYLVNSRKFRAFAKEWAGGRERLFFLLDEVQLLEGFVGTLNGLQRHRGYELYVTGSNSKFLSSDIATEFRGRGTVLHVFPLSFSEYVGGTGLSPESAWKEYVETGGIPLIATMKSREERRGYLQTLCEETYLKDVVSRNHVRNAAALSDVFDVSASMIGSMINPRKISDTFRTALGKSIADDTVSEYIGYLEDAFLISRARRFDVKGRKYIGTPYKLYFEDIGVRNARLNFRQMEETHLMENILYNDLRYRGFNVDVGVVRKYEKTDRIDVNGHPIYATKSLEVDFVATSGDRKYYIQSALSLDPDKEAREKRSLVSIDDSFVKIVVTKNGLNILRDEKGIITMDLFDFLLNPDVLGH
- a CDS encoding RlmE family RNA methyltransferase; amino-acid sequence: MAERRNEHYYKLAKKLNYRSRASFKLIQIDERFGIFKEGDSVVDLGACPGGWLQVAKERTWPDGKVIGVDLRYIKPLEGVETIIGDITEDSTMAELLERFGGKADVVLSDMAPNIAGHYCMDHARSIDLCMYAVNVCDRILKKGGKLVMKVFMGDMFPSLQRALEKRFQSVKVHSPDASRPTSSEVYVICKGFYGTTVKLENLDSAEKKPEFKAKGGFI
- a CDS encoding DUF169 domain-containing protein translates to MPIAQLIDLDTSPVAIYRAKNIPEGAHVPEGHCSIPPLFLMAAKNRKTCAADRAHIFCHGAVSGLGFGPIQSRQRSAWSMSVVPEEVRADMRHAGSGGQREYADCGAALAQMSEIKDYPGEDDAIVFEPLDVAEAKGAPIEVVALLADPTRLSALIILAGYDKRTPGSAVKILHSHACQEIYIIPKAEGDSDDPHAILGMTDLYARRFIDPDKFSFAAPYSLWKRMESNAGSSFLTMDKWAKALGKAGTGQHNNL
- a CDS encoding fumarylacetoacetate hydrolase family protein — its product is MRPGKIVCIGWNYSSHIKELESELPKVPTVFLKPSSCIIGDGDTIVIPDGVTNVQHEVELALVFGKRAKNVSEAEALSYVSHLAVFNDVSARDMQKEARASGNSWDLSKGMDTFGPMSEPVPIGDTDVKNLDLSLTVNGELRQSGNTRDMIFPIPFLISYISRYMALEEGDILITGTPEGVSEIRPGDVVCAKVEGIGLVTNPVAGQSKRRSSDSLRSSRFQPYLLARAERILFRISQSAV